From the genome of uncultured Methanobacterium sp.:
AATCTGGCAACCAGTATGGCATCAAACTCTCCGGTAACATCATACATGCACAGAACGTTTTTATGGTATGCGGTCTTGTCCTCCCAGTTTGCAAGTACTCCTCCTTTTACTCGTACTCCAATGATAGTGGTGAGGTTGTAACCCAGTTTACTGTGATCGATCACTGGTGAGAATTTCTGGATTACTCCATTTTTAGTGAGTTTTTCCATGCGATTATGCACAGTCCCTATGGAAACATCAAGACGCTTTGCTATTTTCCTATAGGACATTCTTCCGTCGCTATTGAATAAATTAATGATTTCTCGGTCTACTTCGTCTATTTCCACGAGTTCATTCTTTTTATCATTTTCTTTCATCGTATTCACCGTTCATATGAACATTGTTTATATTTTTTCAATTTGAGCTATGTTTAATTATACATTTTTCATATATTGATGCAAATAATTTAAATATAAGTTTGTACAACCTATTATTAGGTGATCAAATGGCTTTGTTGGAAGAAACCATAAAAATGAGGTATATTGCGCTGGTGAAGAAGGGAATAATTGATGATGAGGAATGCAGGTCTTATACCAAAAAGATGGATTTTGAGCCGTGTATGGTGAAGAAGGTTCAAAAATT
Proteins encoded in this window:
- a CDS encoding Lrp/AsnC family transcriptional regulator, with translation MKENDKKNELVEIDEVDREIINLFNSDGRMSYRKIAKRLDVSIGTVHNRMEKLTKNGVIQKFSPVIDHSKLGYNLTTIIGVRVKGGVLANWEDKTAYHKNVLCMYDVTGEFDAILVARFKDTSELDQFIKGLLKEPDVQRTYTQTVLNIVKEDLSSSRML